DNA from Balneolaceae bacterium:
TATCGGAATGTGAAGAGGGAGGGTTTTTTTACAGTCAGCTTCCCGGCCCCGGACCAGCTCATTACCTCCAGCCTGGCTGCCTCCCAGAGGGAAGAGGACGACTCCAAGCCCGTGATTCGCACCCTTCCCACCGTACCCGCGCGCAAAGTGGAAGGTTACCTGCTGGAGGGCGCCTGGTTTCAGTTGGAGTGCCGTCTGGACCAGATTGCGGGCAAGTTCGGCGAATGGGAAATGGTGGTGGGCGAGGTGGTGGCGGCCTACGTTCACGAGAAGGCCCTGCGTCGGACGGGAGAGGACGAGGAGGGAGGCAAGCGCATCTACCGGTCGCCCCTGCTGGCCTACCTGTACCCAGACCGCTTTGCGGTGATACACGAAAGCCATGCCTTCCCCTTTCCCAGGAATTTCAAGAGGTGAGCCTCGCATAATGAGTGAACGAGCGCGCGCATTTCAACAGTGGTTTCTGGACCGGGAGGATGCCTTTACCGGCTATCTTCGCTCCCTGGTGGAAGTGGAGACGCCCTCCGACCGGCCCGACTGCTTTGAAGAGCTTTTTGACATCTTGAAGAGTTCATTTGAGGAGCTGAACTTCCGCGTGGAGCACCGGGAGGGGGAGACGTCGGCCGGTCAACTGCTCTGCTTACCGCCGGATCTGCCGCCGGGTGAACCGGCACAGCTCGTCGTAGGACACTGCGACACGGTCTGGGAGGAGGGCACGCTAGGGGAGATGCCCTTCCGGATCGACGGTAACGAGATCTCCGGCCCCGGCGTCTACGACATGAAAACAGGCCTCGCCATGATGGTCTTCGGGCTGCGGGCCATTCGTGAACTTGACGGCACACCGGCTTTGCCGCCGGTCTTTCTGATCACAAGCGATGAGGAAGTGGGCAGCGGGGACTCCCGCGCGCTGATCATGGAACAGGCCCGCCGTGCCCGGCGCACCTTTGTGTTGGAACCCTCGCTGGGCATAGATGGGCGCATTAAAACGCGCCGAAAGGGCGTGGGACATTTTGAAATCGAAATCACGGGCAAGGCTTCACACGCTGGACTGGCCCCGGAGGAGGGAGTGAGCGCCATCCTGGGACTCTCACACATTGTGCAGCAGCTCTTCAAGCTGAACGACCAACAGCGCGGGGTATCAGTCAACGTCGGGACCATCGAGGGAGGAGAGCGTTCCAACGTCATCGCGGCGCGCAGCAGGGCGGTAGTGGACGTCCGCGTGCCTAACAAGGAGGAGGGTCGGAGGATAGGTGAGGCCATTTACAGCCTTGAGCCTGAAATTGACGGGGTGGAGCTGGTGATAACCGGCGACATCAACCGCCCGCCCATGGAGAAGGGGGTGGCCAATGAGGCGCTCTGGCAGATAGCGTGCCGGCTGGGTGACGAGCTGGGGCTGGATCTTCAGGAAGGCACTTCTGGTGGGGCTTCCGACGGGAACTTCACCAACCAGCACTCCCCCACTCTTGACGGACTGGGCGCGGTGGGGGAGGGGGCCCACGCATGGCACGAGAAGATCTTTCTGGAGGAGACCCTCTGCCGGGCGGCTCTTTTTTCGCTACTGCTGCTGGAACCCGAAACCGGGGAAGGCAAGGGCGCCTGACACTGCCGCTCAGCCTGCGACCAGCCGCCCGGCTAGATTATTCAGTTCCTGCCTTCGTTCCCCGATCAGGCCTTCCGCCAGCAGCTGAAGTTCCCTGAGGTTGGCCTTCCGGGTATTGTCCATGCCCTCGTTGCCTTCGTTGAGTCGCACCTGGTACCGATAATAGCGATTTTCCGGCAGCACCTGGCGGAGCTGAAAGTCGATGGTGTCGGCCACCCCGTCGAAGACCACGTCCAGGATGGGTGTGGCCCAGCCGGCCACGCCCCACCGTTCGGCTTTCTGAAGGGCGATGCGCCGGGTCAGTTTGCCGGTTCCCAGGGAGACCAGCAGAATATCCTCCCCCGGCCACATTACCTGAGCCTCGGCCCAGGCGCACATGGCGGGATTGTTGGCGTAGACGCCGCCGTCCACCAGGGCGTAGTAGTCGGTCTCGTCCTCGGGCGCGTCCAGGCGCAGGGGATCGAAGTAGGTGGGCGCGGCCGAGGTGGCGCGGCCTACCTTCTTCATGGGAAAATCGTATTCGCCGGCGAGTTCGGGATCGGAAGCTTTCCGGCTCTTGAAAAACCAGGGTACGCGACGTTCGATCTCGTAGCTGGTGACGACCACCGGTGTGAGGGCTTCCGACAGGCGGCTCTCCCCGAAATATCGGTCGAGTACCTCCTCGATGCCCTTGGGCGGGTATTTGGCGTCGGCCAGGTTGCCCGCCGATCGCAGCCAGTAGCCGAAGGAGCGGTGAAAAATACGGCTGCCTTCGGTGCGGTAGAGGTCCGCCAGCTCTCCCGCGGTATAGCGGGGCGTTCCGTCCTCCCATGGCGTGACCAGTCCCAGCGCCAGGATGCCCCCGGTTGACGTGCCCGCCACCAGGTCGAATAGTTGGCTGACCGGCTGCCCGGCCTCCTCCTCCAGGTGCTCCAGCAGCAGGGCCGGAATGAGTCCACGGATGCCTCCCCCGTCTATGGCCAGTACCTTTTTCATGTCGTATAGGGTTGATGAGCGTGGGTTTAGGTTAAAGGTATCAAAAAACCGTCAGCGATGGATGGCGACTGCACCGCGGGCGGAAGTCACCTCCTGAAGCCCCTGTGGCGAATGTCGCCTGAATACCCTACCATACATGATATAGACCGGACGCGCTCCGCCGGTTATGGCATACGGACATGCTCACTACGGCTCCCATCTCATGACACGACGTCTCCTGCTCCTGCTGCTGGCCGCCTTCCTGGCGAATGCGGCTGCCGCGCAGCCCCTCGAGATTCATTCCAAGCACTTTATCAAGGGCTATCCCATCGGTACGCCCGCCTCCAACGACCTGATCATCCGCGACCTCTATGCGATGAGCAGCAACGACCGGACCAAGTTTGCCGACTGGGTGGCCTACCGGCTTACGCCCGTCACGGTCAGCGGTTCGTCCGGCGAACGGAACTGGGAGGTCGATCCCTGGCTTGACGATGATGAGACCCTGGAACCCGGGGACTACGAAGGTGCGTTTGTCGCGCTGAATACCCACCGGGGTCACCAGGCGCCGCTTGCGGCCCTCAACGGTACGGGACACGCCCACCAGACCAACTATCTGTCCAATATAACTCCCCAGAAGGGTCCCCTCAACAGCGGTAGCTGGCAGGTGATGGAATCCCGCATCCGCGCCCTGTTAGAGGATAAGGTATTCGGGGAAGTCTACGTGATGACCGGTCCCCTCTACGAAGAGGAGATGCCTGATCTTCCGGGAGCAGACGAGACGCACCGCGTACCCAGCGGATATTGGAAGATCGTGGCGGTGCCCGGAGAGCATAGCCTGCAAACGGCGGCCTTTATCATGGACCAGAACACGCCGCGGTCCTCGCCCGTGATGGATTACCTCGTATCCATTGACGAGGTGGAGCAGCGTTCGGGCCTGGACTTTTTCTGGGAGTTGGGTGAGCATCGCCAGAACCGACTCGAAGGCGGTATGGGACGCGACTGGGCCGCCCGCTGGTTTTCCGGGCAGTAGCTGCCGGTATGAGCACCTGCACGTCCGGCTAACAATGAACGGCATTTCCCGTATGAAATAGAGGGTAAAATCGGCCCGCTTTGTATTGCAGGGAAATTTTTCACCCCATATTTCCGTTATAATACACCAAGGATAACAAATACGGGAGCGAAGCTATGCCTGAGAAAGTGAAGAAGTTTGAGGAAATGATAGACAATCCCACGTCCCACCAGCTCAAGGCATATTACGACGCCAAGGAAAAAGCATGTCTGGACGCCATGAAGTCATCCAAATCCAAGAATCCCCACAATAAAGGGTCGAATCTGGCCGACTTCTGGGATTACGTATATGATCAGTTTTATCAGATACAGTAATAACAGTATCTGGAAACACGATAAACTTTAACAGGGTTGCAGGCTTATATGTCCTGCAACCCTGTTATTGTTTCCTGGCAGAGAATAATTAGGATCACCTTCCATTTAAAAAGATATTAGAATCATTAACTTTTTATTTAATAATTGCATATATTAAACTGCTTTCTTAATCAACGGCAAACAATTACGAAATGAGACCATGGATATTAAGTTTGTAGAACGCGAAAAAATTCAAAAATCAAAGAAGCGGTCATCTAAATTTAAACCTCTTCTTGAAGCCCTGGACAAGTTGGAAGTGGGCGGCGATGCCATCGAAGTAAATTATAAAGACGATAAGAACGTCAATTCGATGCGCACTGCGGTCTACCAGTTTAACCAGGAGAAAGGCGTCAAGATCAAGAGCGGAAAGGATTCCAAGAACAAGAAGATCTATTTCTACCGCGAAAAATAGTTTTTCTTTTCAGACCAGCAGGTATTCCCCTGCCAGTTTCCGGTAGCTTTGCGCCTGTGCTTCAGCCCAGTCGGCCGTACGTCCGAGTTCGGCCGCCAGGAGGGCAGCCACCTCGTCGGCCATCTCCATGCTGGCTCGGGCATCCAGAACCAGTGCCCGCGTGCGGCGGGCCAGCACGTCCTCCACGCTGCGGGCCATCTCCTGCCGAACCGCCCACACCACGTGTGCGGCGGTATAGGGCAGGGAGGGATGCAACGGCTCTCCCCATACGTGTCGTGAGGCCAGTTGCCGCAGGGCCTGCGCGTCAGATCCGTATTCTGCGTAGGGTGCCTCGAGGTCCACGGTGTCGGGGTGCATCCACCCGTGTATTTTCAGGCCTTCGCTGACCGAACGACGGCCTTCCAGGTTGCCAATGCGCTCAGCTTCATCGATGGTGTCTTCGCCCATCAGGCGATAGGTAGTCCACTTGCCGCCTGTAATGGTCACCAGTCCCGAAGGGGAGGAGATCAAGGTATGGTCCCTCGAGATGGCGGAGGTATCTTCGTCGTCTCCTTCACTGACCAGCGGACGAATACCGGCGAAGACGCTCAGCACATCTCCCGGGCCGGGATCCCGGGTCAGGTATTGTGCGGCGTGGCTGAGCAGGAACTCCACCTCCTCCTTTAGGGCGCGCGGCTCCAGGGACGGCCCCTCCACGGGGGTGTCGGTGGTGCCCACCAGTATACGCCCGTACCAGGGCACGGCAAAGAGCACACGCCCGTCCGAGGTACGCGGTACCATGATGGCGCTCTCCCCCGGCTGGAAGGAGTCGTCGAGCACCAGGTGCACGCCCTGGCTGGTCCGGATCATGGGTGTGGCCTGCGGGTTGTCCATGCGGCGGATCGTGTCGGTGAAGATACCGGTGGCGTTGACCGTCACCTTCGCATGGAACTCGTAGTCCCGCCCGCTTTCGTGGTCGAGGGCGCGAACACCACGCACGACTCCGTCCTCTTTCAGCAGGCCGGTCACCTCCATGTAATTCAGTCCCGTGCCCCCCTGCTCGTGGAGCGTCTGCAGCAGGTTGACAGCCAGCCGCGCGTCGTCGAACTGTGCGTCGTGGTAGATAACCCCGCCGTCCAGGCCCTCGGGCTCGAGCGTGGGAATGTGCTCCAGCGTCTCCTCCCGCGAAAGGTACCGGGAGGTCCCCAGGCCGAGGCGCCCGGCCATCTTGTCGTAGATCTTCAGTCCAATGCCGTAAAAGGGTCCCTCCCACCAGTCGTAGATGGGTACGATAAAGGAGAGGTTGTGCACCAGGTGGGGGGCGTTCCGGTGAAGCAGTCCCCGTTCCCGGAGCGCCTCGCGCACCAGGCGGACGTTGCCCTGCTGCAGGTAGCGCACGCCCCCGTGCACCAGTTTGGTGCTGCGGCTGGAGGTGCCCTTTGCGAAGTCGTGCTGTTCCAGCAGGAGGGTATCGTAGTCCCGTGAGGCCGCTTCCAGGGCGGCGCCGAGTCCGGTAGCCCCGCCCCCGATGACGATCACGTCCCATTCGTCCTCGCGGGAGGCTGCCGTCTTAAGAAGTTTTTCTCGGTCCATGTGCATGGCCTGTTCGGTAGTGTGCATCTAGAGTATGCCCCGGTCGCCGTATTCGTCCGGGGAGATGTCCTCCTCCACGCCCGCCCAGAGCAGGTATTTACGGCGTACCTCGTGGATCTTGTGCTCGTAGTTGTCCAGGGTCCAGTCGCCGGTGTCGATGGGCGGATAAAAGTGGGCCACCGCCTCGCCCGATCGCACCAGCAGGCTGCCACCCACGCTCAGCTCACGGTTGCCCTCGAAATAGATGGGCACGATGGAATAGCCCAGATCCATGGCTGTGCGAAAGGGGCCTTTCTTGAAAGGTCCGATGACGCCGGGATGCTTGCGAGACCCCTCGGGGGCCATCAGCAGGGAGAGCCGGTCGCGGTGCACCCGCCGGTAGGCTTTCTGGAGGGTGGCCACCGCCTGATCGGAGTCGCCCCGCCTGATGAACACCTGTCCCGTCAGACGTCCCACAACCAGGAAGATGGGGTTGTACTGCAGTTCCCATTTGGCCACGAAGCGCACGCGCGGCAGTCCAAGAGCGATTAGGGTCAGAAGATCCACCGTCGAGCTGTGGTTGACGATGTAGACCACCGGTTCTTGCGGCGGCGGGGCGTGACGGTTGATGCGGAAGGTGATGCCGGTGACCGCGAAGACCGGTTTCATCATCAGGGGACCGATGGTGCGGATTACGAAATTGGTGGCCTTGCCCAGGGTAAGAAGGACCAGTGTCATGATCACGGGCAGGGCCAGCAGGAATACCGCCAGAAAGGTAAGGATGCCGAGCAGGCTGCGAAGGTATTCCAGCGGTTGTAGGTCGGGTCGACTCATGGGAACGGGGGAATGGTGAAATATAGAAGGATGGGGGGCAAGTACAAAAACGCAGGCCCTATTTGCTTGCCACCAGTCATTTCATGAGATTTACCCACGCACCTTGAACCTCTGATCATTATAGCAACGGCGTCTATGGATTCCCATCTGCAGAAGTGGTACGACAAATTCTCCCGTGGAAACCTGATCAACCTGGGTGTCGCCGTACTGGTGATTCTCCTTGGCATCGTCTTTTCGGGTGAGATCCCGAAGCAGGGCGATCACTACGGCTGGTGGTCGGTGCTCCCGCCCCTTGTGGCCATCGCGCTGGCTTTCTGGACCAAGGAGGTGATCAGCGCGCTCTTCGTCGGCATCGCCCTGGGCGGGGTCATTGCGGGCAACCTGAACATCGTGGACCAGTTTCTGCTGCCTTCCATTGGCACGGAAGACTTTGCCCTTATCCTGCTGGTGTACCTCTGGTCGCTCGGCGGACTCATCGGGATCTGGACACGCACCGGCGGCGCGGAGCGTTTCGCCGCCTGGGCCTCCCAAAAGATGGTACGCGGCAAGAAAAGCGCCAAATTTTTCACCTGGATGATGGGACTTGTTTTCCACCAGGGCGGCACCATCTCCACCGTGCTGACCGGCGCCACCGTGCGCCCCATCGCCGACAAGCACGGGGTCTCCCATGAGGAGACCGCCTATATGGTCGACTCCACCGCCTCTCCCGCGGCCACCATTATTCCCTTCAACGTATGGCCCATCTACATCGCCGGGCTTGTGGTGGGAACCATACCCCTCTTTGAGACGACCGGGGACGGTATCAACTTTTTCATCTCCTCGCTGCCCTTCAATTTCTACGGCATTTTCGCCGTGATCATCACCCTGCTGTTTGCCTGGGAGCTGCTGCCCTGGATACCCGGGAAAAAGATGCGCGGGGCCATCGAGCGGGCACGCACCACCGGCGAACTGGACCGTGAGGGGGCCGAACCGCTGTCGGCCGAAGAACTCACTGAGATGAAGGTACCGGAGGACTACCGTCCGGGACTGATCGACTTTTTCGGTCCCATCGGCATTCTGCTCGGGGTAGCCATCATTCCCTTCGCCTACACCAAGTACTGGCTGGGCATGCAGGATCCCACGCTGCTTATTGCCGAGGCCTTCGTACTGGCCGTGCTGGCGGGTATGTTCCTGGCCCTGGCCAAGGGTATGGAGCTCAAGGAGGTGATCGACGGCTTCGTGGACGGCTGCAAGGGGGTCACCATCGGGGCGATAATCCTGGCCCTGGCCGTCTCGCTGAAAAGTGTGGCGGACGCAGTGGGAACCGCACCATACGTGGTGAGCCTGGCCGGCGACCACCTGACCCCGGTCATGCTGCCCTCCATTCTCATGCTGCTCTGCATGGTCATTGCTTTCTCTGCGGGCACATCCTGGGGCACCTATGCGGTGGTCTTTCCCGTAGCCATGCCCCTGGCCTGGGCGGTGCTGCCCGATGAGCTGTTTATCATGATCTGCTTCGGAGCCGTGGTGGGAGGAAGCGTCTTCGGCGATCAGTGCTCGCCCATCTCCGACACCACCATTCTCTCTTCGCTGTCGACAGGCTGTGATTTGATGGACCACGTCTACACGCAGATTCCGCTGGCGCTCCTGGCGGCGGGCATCGGCGCGATCTTCTCGACGCTGATGGTTGTGTTTTTTGTCTGAGGCCGGGTACAGGAAAGCGTCAGTCCAACTGCGACGTACAATACGGGCACGCCGTGCTGGAGGAGCACATAGGCATCCTTGTAATCTGAAAAGTCACTTAACAGGCTCAGAGGGGGCATCAGGACGTCGGCGACCAGCGATTGGACAAGCAGCGTGAAGGCGGCCCCTATAATAATGCCGACCGCCATATCGATTACGTTTCCACGTATGGCAAAAGCCTTAAACTCTTTCCACATGACGAATCCAGAGGTAGGAGTTGAAGCCTCGAGAGGCGTGTGTTTTTATTATTTACCCAAATCGACCGCTGGATGGGAAACTACCCTCAATGTCCTTGCTCACTGCTACCAGGAGTTTCGTCGCCCGCCCCGTCCGTAAAGGCGTCGGTCTGGTTGTCCGGTCCGTCTACGGGACCGGTGTCTGCCGTATCTTCCGTTTCTTTGGCGCTGCCCTCCTTCTGCGGCCGGCCGTTTTCCCTGAACCACGACATGATGGTGTCGCCGGTCACCTCCTCCTTCTCCAGCAGCTCTTCGGCCAGTTTCTCAAGGATGTCGCGGTTTTCCTCCAGCGTGGTAAGGGCGCGGTCATAGGCCTGCTTCAGGATCTGCTTGACCTCCTGATCGATTTCGCGGGCCGTGCTATCGCTGTAGTCGCGCTGCGAACCCAGTTCGTCGCCCAGGAAGACCTGCTGATTTTCGCCGCCGAAGGCCATGTTGCCAAACTTCTCGCTCATGCCCCAGTCAAGCACCATCTTGCGCGCCAGCTTGGTAATCTGCTTCAGGTCGTTTTCGGCCCCGCTGGTGGCGGTGTCAAAGATGAGGTTTTCGGCGGCGCGGCCTCCCATCATGACGGCCATGCGGTCGAGCATGTATTTCTTCTCGTAGAGCAGTTTCTCTCGCTCGGGAAGCTGCTGGGTGACGCCCATGGCCTTGCCGCGCGGGATGACGGTCACTTTGTGGAGGGGATCGGCGTTGGGGAGCACGGCCGCCACCACGGCGTGTCCCGCCTCGTGGTAGGCCAGCATTTCTTTCTCGTGGTCGGAGAGGTTCACCCCCTCGCGTTTGAGTCCCATCATTACCTTGTCGCGCGCCTGGTCGATGTCTTTCTGCTCGACTGCCTTGCGTTTGTAACGGGCGGCGATGAGGGCGGCCTCATTGAGGAGATTGCGCAGGTCGGCTCCGCTGAAGCCCGGTGTGGAGCGGGCAATCTCCTTTAGGTCCACCTCCTCGGCGATCTTTTTATCCCGGGCGTGAATTTTGAGAATCTCCTCACGATGCTGCTGGGTGGGAAGGTGCACGGTAATCTGGCGGTCGAAGCGCCCGGGGCGCAGCAGGGCGGGGTCCAGGATGTCGGGACGGTTGGTGGCGGCCATCACCACCACCCCCTGGTTGGGTTCGAAACCGTCGAGTTCTGACAGCATCT
Protein-coding regions in this window:
- a CDS encoding flavin reductase; translation: MAQDASSPMVEIELDRNLWNRCYTVHTLVLIGSREEDGEYNLAPKHMAMPMGFSPYFGFMGTPRKSTYRNVKREGFFTVSFPAPDQLITSSLAASQREEDDSKPVIRTLPTVPARKVEGYLLEGAWFQLECRLDQIAGKFGEWEMVVGEVVAAYVHEKALRRTGEDEEGGKRIYRSPLLAYLYPDRFAVIHESHAFPFPRNFKR
- a CDS encoding M20 family metallopeptidase: MSERARAFQQWFLDREDAFTGYLRSLVEVETPSDRPDCFEELFDILKSSFEELNFRVEHREGETSAGQLLCLPPDLPPGEPAQLVVGHCDTVWEEGTLGEMPFRIDGNEISGPGVYDMKTGLAMMVFGLRAIRELDGTPALPPVFLITSDEEVGSGDSRALIMEQARRARRTFVLEPSLGIDGRIKTRRKGVGHFEIEITGKASHAGLAPEEGVSAILGLSHIVQQLFKLNDQQRGVSVNVGTIEGGERSNVIAARSRAVVDVRVPNKEEGRRIGEAIYSLEPEIDGVELVITGDINRPPMEKGVANEALWQIACRLGDELGLDLQEGTSGGASDGNFTNQHSPTLDGLGAVGEGAHAWHEKIFLEETLCRAALFSLLLLEPETGEGKGA
- a CDS encoding patatin-like phospholipase family protein; amino-acid sequence: MKKVLAIDGGGIRGLIPALLLEHLEEEAGQPVSQLFDLVAGTSTGGILALGLVTPWEDGTPRYTAGELADLYRTEGSRIFHRSFGYWLRSAGNLADAKYPPKGIEEVLDRYFGESRLSEALTPVVVTSYEIERRVPWFFKSRKASDPELAGEYDFPMKKVGRATSAAPTYFDPLRLDAPEDETDYYALVDGGVYANNPAMCAWAEAQVMWPGEDILLVSLGTGKLTRRIALQKAERWGVAGWATPILDVVFDGVADTIDFQLRQVLPENRYYRYQVRLNEGNEGMDNTRKANLRELQLLAEGLIGERRQELNNLAGRLVAG
- a CDS encoding DNA/RNA non-specific endonuclease, with protein sequence MTRRLLLLLLAAFLANAAAAQPLEIHSKHFIKGYPIGTPASNDLIIRDLYAMSSNDRTKFADWVAYRLTPVTVSGSSGERNWEVDPWLDDDETLEPGDYEGAFVALNTHRGHQAPLAALNGTGHAHQTNYLSNITPQKGPLNSGSWQVMESRIRALLEDKVFGEVYVMTGPLYEEEMPDLPGADETHRVPSGYWKIVAVPGEHSLQTAAFIMDQNTPRSSPVMDYLVSIDEVEQRSGLDFFWELGEHRQNRLEGGMGRDWAARWFSGQ
- a CDS encoding glycerol-3-phosphate dehydrogenase/oxidase, whose translation is MHTTEQAMHMDREKLLKTAASREDEWDVIVIGGGATGLGAALEAASRDYDTLLLEQHDFAKGTSSRSTKLVHGGVRYLQQGNVRLVREALRERGLLHRNAPHLVHNLSFIVPIYDWWEGPFYGIGLKIYDKMAGRLGLGTSRYLSREETLEHIPTLEPEGLDGGVIYHDAQFDDARLAVNLLQTLHEQGGTGLNYMEVTGLLKEDGVVRGVRALDHESGRDYEFHAKVTVNATGIFTDTIRRMDNPQATPMIRTSQGVHLVLDDSFQPGESAIMVPRTSDGRVLFAVPWYGRILVGTTDTPVEGPSLEPRALKEEVEFLLSHAAQYLTRDPGPGDVLSVFAGIRPLVSEGDDEDTSAISRDHTLISSPSGLVTITGGKWTTYRLMGEDTIDEAERIGNLEGRRSVSEGLKIHGWMHPDTVDLEAPYAEYGSDAQALRQLASRHVWGEPLHPSLPYTAAHVVWAVRQEMARSVEDVLARRTRALVLDARASMEMADEVAALLAAELGRTADWAEAQAQSYRKLAGEYLLV
- a CDS encoding lysophospholipid acyltransferase family protein, encoding MSRPDLQPLEYLRSLLGILTFLAVFLLALPVIMTLVLLTLGKATNFVIRTIGPLMMKPVFAVTGITFRINRHAPPPQEPVVYIVNHSSTVDLLTLIALGLPRVRFVAKWELQYNPIFLVVGRLTGQVFIRRGDSDQAVATLQKAYRRVHRDRLSLLMAPEGSRKHPGVIGPFKKGPFRTAMDLGYSIVPIYFEGNRELSVGGSLLVRSGEAVAHFYPPIDTGDWTLDNYEHKIHEVRRKYLLWAGVEEDISPDEYGDRGIL
- a CDS encoding Na+/H+ antiporter NhaC family protein; this encodes MDSHLQKWYDKFSRGNLINLGVAVLVILLGIVFSGEIPKQGDHYGWWSVLPPLVAIALAFWTKEVISALFVGIALGGVIAGNLNIVDQFLLPSIGTEDFALILLVYLWSLGGLIGIWTRTGGAERFAAWASQKMVRGKKSAKFFTWMMGLVFHQGGTISTVLTGATVRPIADKHGVSHEETAYMVDSTASPAATIIPFNVWPIYIAGLVVGTIPLFETTGDGINFFISSLPFNFYGIFAVIITLLFAWELLPWIPGKKMRGAIERARTTGELDREGAEPLSAEELTEMKVPEDYRPGLIDFFGPIGILLGVAIIPFAYTKYWLGMQDPTLLIAEAFVLAVLAGMFLALAKGMELKEVIDGFVDGCKGVTIGAIILALAVSLKSVADAVGTAPYVVSLAGDHLTPVMLPSILMLLCMVIAFSAGTSWGTYAVVFPVAMPLAWAVLPDELFIMICFGAVVGGSVFGDQCSPISDTTILSSLSTGCDLMDHVYTQIPLALLAAGIGAIFSTLMVVFFV
- the ftsH gene encoding ATP-dependent zinc metalloprotease FtsH, with protein sequence MSKKEKDSSNGDGPPDPPNRPGPSGSGPGNQRYVIWIVIAGLLLAWMLSSQDSFWGGSPTVSYSTFRQQLTQDNIAQVTVQGPTIEGELKQEAALKSAEGDTASYSTFTTYLPSFGDEELLSMLEEHNVKVSTLPESTFNWWTVLLWGIPLFFLLLIGFQFFRQMRMQGQNMFKIGQSKAKLQDAEMVDTDFEDIAGLEGAKTELKEIISFLKNPDQFETLGGEIPRGVLLVGPPGTGKTLLARAVAGEAGVPYFTITGSDFMEMFVGVGAKRVRDMFDKAKKKSPSIIFIDELDSIGRKRGAGLGGGHDEREQTLNQMLSELDGFEPNQGVVVMAATNRPDILDPALLRPGRFDRQITVHLPTQQHREEILKIHARDKKIAEEVDLKEIARSTPGFSGADLRNLLNEAALIAARYKRKAVEQKDIDQARDKVMMGLKREGVNLSDHEKEMLAYHEAGHAVVAAVLPNADPLHKVTVIPRGKAMGVTQQLPEREKLLYEKKYMLDRMAVMMGGRAAENLIFDTATSGAENDLKQITKLARKMVLDWGMSEKFGNMAFGGENQQVFLGDELGSQRDYSDSTAREIDQEVKQILKQAYDRALTTLEENRDILEKLAEELLEKEEVTGDTIMSWFRENGRPQKEGSAKETEDTADTGPVDGPDNQTDAFTDGAGDETPGSSEQGH